The region ACGTGCCGGTGGAGCCGGAGCAGCAGAGAAGCGCGATCCTGATTCTGGTGGGCAGCCTGTCGGCCGTCTCGGAACAGCAATGCGCGATGCTGCGCGAGCGTGCGGGTGTTGGGGAGCTGATCGTGCCGCCGGTCGTGCTGCGTGCGGGCGAGCTTCATCTGGAGTGGGCTGGCTGGCAAGCGCGCGTCGGCGCGCATCTGAGCGCGCACACCGACTTGCTGGTGCGAATTGGTCGCGACGATCTGTTCGATCCCGCCGAGGGCGCCCAATTGTCGGCGACGCTCGCTTCGCTCGTGGCACCGTTTTTCACGCATCTGAGCGGCTTGATCGCGACGGGCGGCGAAACCGCGCGCGCAATGCTCCGTACAGCCGGCATCGACAGCCTGCAATTGCTTTCGGAAATCGAGCCGGGCGTGGCGGTGGGCCGCCCGCACGACAACCCGCGCCTCACCGTCGTCACCAAAGCCGGCGCCTTTGGCAGCGAGCACGCGCTGTATGGCGCCTACCTTCATCTGCGGGGCACACCGGAGTTCGCTTACAGCGAGTCCGGATCGACTCACCCGAGCGGCACAACGATATCTTCGTCGGCGCGCGAAACGAACCAACGTCATTCAGGCAAAACATCATGAGCAACTATCTTCCAGTCATCGGCATCACGATGGGCGACGCAGCGGGCGTGGGTCCGGAAATCGTCGTCAAGAGCTTGACGCACGAGTCCGTCTACCGGCAGTGCCGCCCGCTTGTCATCGGCGATGCGGCGCGCCTTGAGCAGGCAAACCGGATTGTCGGCGGCAGCACGAAAGTGCGCCGCATCGCGAAGCCGTCGGATGCGCAATATGAACGGGGCACCATCGACTGCATCGACCTCGCGCTGATTCCTGCGGACTTGCCTTTCGGCGCACTGTCGGCGCTCGCAGGCGACGCCGCGTATCAGTACATCGCGCGCGCCGTCGAACTCGCTAAGGCCGACGAGATCGATGCGATCTGCACGGCGCCGCTGAACAAGGAAGCGTTGCACGCCGGCGGTCACAAGTATCCCGGCCACACTGAAATGCTCGCGCACCTCACGGGCATCGAGGAGGTGTCGATGATGCTGGTCGCGCCGAAACTGCGCGTGATCCACGTGACGACCCACATCGGCATTATCGATGCGATCCGCAAGATCGAACCGGGCCTCGTGCAGCGCACGATCGAGCGAGGTCATGCGACGCTGGTGAAGGCGGGCATCGCCAATCCGCGCATCGCCGTGTGTGGCATCAACCCGCATGCTGGCGAAAATGGCCTGTTCGGTTATGGCGAGGAAGAGGAAAAGATTGTTCCAGCCGTGCAGGTCTTGCGTGAACGCGGCTGGGACATCGAAGGCCCGCTCCCTGCCGACACGCTGTTCTTCCGTGCGGGACGCGGCGACTTCGATCTGGTGGTGGCGATGTACCACGATCAGGGCCATGGTCCGGTCAAGGTGCTTGGCCTCGAAGCCGGCGTCAACGTGACGGTCGGCCTCGATGTGATCCGTACCTCGGTCGATCACGGCACGGCGTTCGATATCGCAGGCAAAGGCATCGCTGACGAACGCAGCCTGCTCGAAGCACTGCGTCAAGGCGCCGAGCTCGCGACGCGCCGCATCTGACGCGGCTTGAGATCGATGGATGTGCACGGTGTCGCCCGCTCGCGCGTAGCGACAGCGTCGCCTTTTAGGGTTGTAGTTGTAATGCTCATGCACACACGACGCACTGAAGATTTTCGCGAAAGACTACTCGTAGCGGGTGTCGCGCTGTTCGCCGAAACGGGTTATCACGGCACCGGCGTAAAAGACATCGTCGAGCGTGCCGGCGTGCCGAAGGGGTCGTTCTACAACTACTTCGAGAGCAAAGAGGCATTCGGCGCGGCGATCCTGCACCACTACGCGCAGGAGCAGGCCGCTGAATGGAAGCAGTATTCGCTCGAAGCGGCGTCATCTGATCCGCTGCTTGCGCTTCGCGGCATCTACACGCGCATCGTTGCCGACTACGAAGACTGTGACGACCGCTACGGTTGTCTGGTCGGCAACTTTGCGGGCGAGATCGCGCAGTCGAGCGATCTGTGCCGGGTCGCTGCGCGCAGGACGGTCAACGAATGGCGTGTCGGCTGTGCCGATTATCTGCGGCGCGGCCAGGAATACGGCTGCGTGCGGCGCGATCTTTCAGCTGATGCAATGGCTGACCTTTTCTGGAGCGCGTGGGAAGGCAGCCTGCTGCGCATGAAGCTGGATGACTCGGTCGAGCCGCTTAAGGCTTGCGTGCATTCAATGTTCGATCTGTTTTTCAAATCCCGGCAGTAACGGCCGTAGCTGGTCTGAACGGCGTCTGGTTTTGATCCGGGCAACCGTTTATTCCGTTGTAAGACGACCGGTCATTTCAATGTAAGGAAACGAGATTCAATGCAGAACTTTACGTTTCATAACCCCACACGAATCATCTTCGGCGAAGGCCAGATTGCCGCACTTGATGCGCACGTCCCGCCCAACGCACGGGTGCTGATTACGTGTGGCGGCGGCAGCATCAAGAGCAACGGTGTGCTCGCGCAAGTGCAGGCGGCGCTCGGTGACCGCGCATGGCACGTGTTCGGTGGCATCGAACCGAATCCCACTTACGAAACGCTGATGGAAGCTGTTGCGCTCGCCCGCGAAAAGAACATCGATTTTCTGCTGGCGGTGGGCGGCGGCTCGGTGATCGACGGCACCAAGTTCGTCGCTGCCGCAGTGAAGTTCGACGGCGAACCGTGGGACATTCTGGCGAAGCAGGCCGAGATACACAACGCGATGCCGTTCGGCAGCGTGCTGACGCTGCCCGCCACCGGTTCGGAGATGAACAACGGCGGCGTTATCAGCCACCGCGGGAAAGGCGACAAGCTGCCGTTCCGTAGCGAGGCGACCTATCCGGTCTTCTCGGTGCTCGATCCGACCACGACCTATTCGTTGCCGCCGCGGCAGATTGCGAACGGTGTCGTCGATGCGTTCGTTCATATCGTCGAGCAGTATCTGACCTATCCGGTGGGCGCCAGGGTACAGGACCGTTTCGCCGAAGGCCTGCTGATCACGCTGACTGAAGTCGGCCCGCAAGCGCTTGCCGAGCCGCACAACTATGCGGTGCGAGCCAACCTGATGTGGACGGCAACACTGGCGCTGAACGGCCTGATCGGCGCCGGCGTGCCGCAGGACTGGGCGACCCACATGCTCGGCCACGAGATCACGGCGCTGCACGGACTCGATCATGCACAGACGCTCGCTATCGTGTTGCCGGCCATGCTGAGCGTGCGCCGCGAGTCGAAGCGCGCGAAGTTGCTGCAATACGCCGAACGCGTCTGGAACATTACCGAGGGCAGCGAGGACGAGCGTATCAGTGCGGCGATCACGGCGACCCGCGTGTTCTTCGAGCGCATGACGGTGGGAACCCGCTTGCGCGACTACCAGATTGGCGGCCAGACAATCGGCACGCTGATTGCGAAGCTCGCAGAGCACGGGATGACGGCATTGGGCGAACACGGCGACGTGACGCTCGACGTGAGCCGTCAGGTCTATCAATTTGCGGTCTGAACAGGCCCGCATTCGCGCGGCTGATCATTTGGAGTGTCGTTATGAAAATTGGATTTGTAGGGCTTGGCTCGATGGGCGCCGCGATTGCGAAGAATCTGATCGAGTCCGGGCATGACGTGCAGGTTTTCAACCGGAGTCCGGCCCGCGCCGAGCCGCTGCGCGAAGCAGGGGCGAGCGTTGCGTCGAGTCCCGCGCAGGCGGCGCTGGGGACCGACGTGGTGTTCACGATGGTGGCCGACGATGCCGCGCACGCAGCGGTCACGTTCGGCGAGGCGGGGATCGCCACCACGCTGAAGCCGGGTGCGCTGCACATCTCGATGAGCACGATCAGTGTCGCCACTGCGCAGGACCACGTAGCGAAGTACCGTGAAGCGGGTCTAGCCTTCGTGTCCGCACCAGTATTCGGCCGGCCCGATGCCGCGGCGGCGCGCAAGCTGTTCATCATGGCGGCCGGCGCGGAGGAGCACCTCAAGGTTGCCGTGCCGCTTCTCGAAACGCTCGGACAGTCGGTGGGTATTGTCGGAGAAGATGCTTCGCAGGCCAACCTGGTGAAGCTGATCGGCAATTTCATGTTGTCCGTGATCATCGAAACGCTGGGCGAAGCCTGTGCCGTAGCAGGCAAGGCCGGCATCGATCCGATGCGTCTGGTCGAGCTGTTGACGAGCGCAAACTTCAATGCGCCGCCATACAAGATCTACGGTCCGTTGATCGCATCGCAGCAATTCCAGCCGCCTGGCTTCTCGTTGCCGCTCGGCCAGAAGGACAACCGCCTGATGCTGGCAGCCGCTGAGGCACTTGGCGTTCCGCTGCCGCTGGCAAGTCTCGTCCACGACCGGTTCCTGACGTTGCGCTCGCAAGGGCTCGGCGCCGAGCATGACTGGTCGGCGGTGGCGCTTTGCGCGTTGTCCGATGCAGGCTTGAGCAAGGCGCTTCACGGCGGCTGAGCGCAATGGGGACGATGCCGCTCGCGATGAGCGGCATTCGACGTGTCGAACAGCGCGCGAGCGGGAATGTTTAGCAATCCAAGGTGCTATCCCGGGCTCAGGTACGGCCTATATTTTCGTGCTTACTCATCGCTAGTCCCTGGCTCGTCCGACGCGCGACTGTTACCGACTCGACTCGTTATTTGCACCGGAACCAACGCTTCTCCCGTGCCGTGCAGAGGCGTTCAATTAGCGCTGCGTTCCTTGGCTGTCGCGACGAGTGCAGGCGCTGCAGCCGCTTGAGCGAGTTCATCGCTCGACCATCCGCCGCCGAGCGCATGCAGGAGTTGCACATTCGCACTCAGCTGGCGTGTCTGGATATCGAGCACGCTGCGTTGTGCCTCGAGTGCGACGGTCTGCGCCTGCACGACATCGAGGTAGCCCACTGTGCCTTGGCGATATTGGCGTAACGCGAGTTCGACCGAGTACTGGGCGGCGTTTGCCGCATCCCGTTGCTCACTAAGCGCAGTGCGGAGATATGACAGCAGGGCAAGGTTGTCTTCAACCTGCTGGAATGCAGACAGCACCACGCCGCGGTAACGTTCTCGCGCTTCTTCGGTTGCCGCCTTGGCGGAGTCGAGTTGCGCACGACGATACCCGCCGTCGAACACGTACTGCACAAGCTGCGGGCCGACCGCCCAGAACAAGTTGGGCGCGCTAACCAGGCCCGCGTAGGCTGCGCTTTGCACATCACCCTGCAAGCTGAGCATGATGTCCAGGAAGTCCGGGAAGTAAGCCTCCCCGTGATTTCCATGCAGATTACGACGGTAGCGCGATCTAGGCGCGACAATGGTTGGCGGTCAGCCCCCAATATTATGTTTATATAGATCAAATAGTTACTGTTTGTGGTTCGCGCTCGGTCGCGTACTGGCGTGTTCCGACAATTGTCCGTTGATCTGCCAATTTTTTCCGGCTAGGCTGGTCGGTCCCTCTTTCGCTTCCGGAGCGGACGGCGATGGAACACTGGCGACTTGCCTATTTGGGCATGCCGCGCGATCTGAGCGAGTTCGAACTCGCCACGTTCTTTACGTTCCCCTGGCTTGGAGGAGGTACCGCTGCGCCCGCTGTCTGGAATGCCGTTCTTTCTGCATCTTGAAGCAACCCATCGACGAGCCGCGATTCCTCTCTCCCTTTTATTTGCACCACAGCCGTCACGTCCACACGCGCTGACAGTTGCGATTGCGTCTGCGGACCAAGGCGCGCGAGCGCGTCGTGGATGATGTGCGAGTTGGCGTATTCTCGTCGCTGTTCGCTCGTATCCGGCATGTCACGCCTCCGTGCTAGGATGATTTTCGCTCACCGTGCCGAGGAGACGAACATGGCAGCCCATGACTTCACCGAGTTTTCGTGGGACGAACAGGAGGACGTCAAGGCTGTCCTTGCAAGCCGTGGACTTGACCTGCGCGAATTCAAGATCACGGACAACGACGACTACCCGACGGGTGGAAGGAACGGAACTATCCGACAGATCTCCGTAACCCGTATCACCAACGGCAAGATGGCGATCTACGACACCGATCATTTCGCCCCGTGGATCACCGATTTCGACGAGGCGCTGGCAGCGGGATATTTCGACGACTGACGTTACGGTGTTCACCGCGGCACCCCTGCTGCAATAAGTGCGTGCCGAAGATCCTGAATTGCCCCGGCCAGCGTCTCGCTGAGATATCGGACGCGTATTCATCGCACACCTCGCCTTCGCGTTCACGCACATCAACCGGCGTATTCATCACGCGCAGACAGCGTTCTGAGGGAACGCAAAACACCCGCGAATCGATCTGTTTCAGCCAATGATCGGCGCGATTCGGACGTCCCGCGAGCCGCTCCTTGAGCCAGCGCATGACATAGCGGCGCTAATGTTCGGCCATCGGCACAAAGCCGAGCGCCTGATACGCGATCACCTGATGGTCGAAGAGCGTACGTTCGCGGGTTTCATAGAGGGTGCGCAGGGTGCCGAGGTCCGGCGGCTCAATCCCGAGGTGCTTGCCCAGATGGCTCCACAGGATCCGCGGCACATACTGGTAAGCATCGAGCGTGGCGCCGGTCATGCGCACGAAGCCGGTATGCAACGCGAGCGCGAGCCGGTAAAGGGGACCACGGCGCGCGTTGATCAATGCCCGCTTTTTGGACGAGACCCGCTTAGCATTAGCGGTTTGGGCCGCTTTCTTTTGCCTACTTTTCTTTGCGGCCGGCGCCCCGAAGGAAGTCCACTTGGTGGACAAAGAAAAGTAGGTGCCGCCCCGCACAGGGGCAACGCTAATAAACCAATAAGAAAAGAAAAAACCACCGCTGCAGGCACACGGACAAATGCCGCCGCCAAAGGCAAAATAATCCAGCAAAAAGCCAACGCCGCAGGCGTACTTCAACTACGCCCCAACGCGATATACCGTTCAAGATGATGATCCTCATCCCCAAGCTGATGATCGATCATCACCAGCCGCTTGGCATAGTGGGAAAGCGGCAACTCCCACGTCATACCGATACCGCCATGCAACTGAATACACTCCTCGGCAACCAGCGCGCCAATCCGCCCAATACTATATTTAGCCGCAGAAAGAGCCCGCTCCCGCACCTTGCGCTCAGCCGCAAGCCCAGCAGCGGCATTGATCACCGCTGAGCGCGCCTGTTCGATCTCGAGCAGCAGATCAGCCATCCGATGCTGCAACGCCTGGAAGCTGCCAATCGGCACACCGAACTGCTTACGGGTACGCAAATATTCGAGCGTGTACTCCTTAGCGACATCCATTGCGCCGATGGCTTCAGCACACAACGCCAGCACGCCGCAGCCAACGCCGTATTCGAGTGTCGCATAGCCTTCGCCGGCCACGCCGAGCAACGCGTTATCACCGAGCACGACATTGTCGAACGTGACCTCAGCCGCACGTCCTCCGTCGATCTTGCCGTAGCCGCGCACGCTCACGCCCGCTGCGTCGCGAGGCACGAGAAACAGCGTGATGCCGTCTTCGGCGTCGTCCGCGCTGCGCGTGCGCGCCGAGACCAAATACGACCCGGCGTGTTCGCCGTGCTGAACCACTGCTTTCGCGCCGTTCAGCCGCCATGATTCGCCGCTGCGCTCCGCACGCGTTGTCACGCGTGACAGTTCATAGTGACTATCAGGCTCGCCATGCGCGAGTGCGACGATCCGCGAGCCGTCGATCAACTCGGCAAGCGCAGCTTTCTGCGTATCGTTGCCGCTGTGTACGATGGCCTGGCCGACGATCAGCGTGTCGAGAAACGGCTCGACCACGAGGCCGCGGCCCAGGCTCTCGAACACGACGGCGATATCGAAACCGCCGCCGCCAAAGCCACCATGCGCTTCATCGAACAACGCGCCGATAATGCCAAGCTCTGCGAAGCGATTCCACAGCTCGGTACTGAATCCTTGCGCCGAGCGCGCGATCTTGTCGCGCGTCTCGAAGCCGTATTGCTCGCTGATGAAGCGATTAAGCGTATCCGCCAGCATGCGGCGGTCTTCGGTGTGCTGGAAATTCATGGAGTGCGCCCCTTACAGTCCCAGGATCATTTTGGAAATGATGTTCTTCTGGATTTCGTTGGAGCCGCCGAAGATCGACAGCTTGCGGTTGTTGAAATACAAAGAAGCGGCGCTCGCGGCCTCATCCGGGCCTACCGGCGTGCCTTCGTATCCGTCGTGCAATGCTGCCTCGATGAAGGGCTGCGCGTACGGTCCCATCGCGCGCCGCGTAAGCGACGAGATCTCCTGGCGAATCTCGGTGCCGCGAATCTTCAGCATCGAACTCTCCGCGCCCGGCACGCCGCCGCCGGCCACGGCCGCGATCACGCGCAGGTTGGTGGTCTTCATGTTCTCCAGATCGATCTCGACGCGCGCCATGCGAGCCGCGAACTGCGGGTCTTCCGCAAGCGGCCGGCCGTTGTGCAGTTGCTTCGCGGCGATCTTGCGCAGCCGATTGAGCGCGGCGACCGAGAAGCCGACGCCCGCGATATTGGTGCGCTCATACGTGAGCAGATACTTCGCGTAAGTCCAGCCCTTGTTCTCTTCGCCGACGAGGTTCTCAACCGGCACGCGCACGTCGGTGAAGAACACTTCGTTGACTTCGTGCTCGCCGTCGAGCGTGATGATCGGCCGCACTTCGACGCCAGGCGTATTCATGTCGATCAGCAGGAAGCTGATGCCTTCCTGCTTGCGCACGTCGGTGGCGCTGCGCACCAGGCAGAAGATCATGTTCGCGTAATGGCCGAGCGTGGTCCACGTCTTCTGGCCGTTGACGATGTAGTGCTCGCCTTGCGCATCGGCGCCGCGCACGGCGGTGGTCTTGACCGAGGCGAGATCGGAACCGGCGCCGGGTTCCGAGTAGCCCTGGCACCACCAGTCGGAGCCGTCGAGAATGCGCGGCAGCCAGTGGCGCTTTTGCGCTTCGTTGCCGTATTTGATCAGTACCGGCCCGAGCATGTTGACGCCGAACGGCACGACGCGCGGCGCACCCGCCAGCGCGCATTCGTTCTCGAAGATGAATTTCTGCACCGCGCTCCAACCCGGGCCGCCGTACTCTTTCGGCCAATGATTGGCGAGCCAGCCTTGCGCGTTGAGGATCGCGTGCCACTCGGCCATGTCGGCGCGCGTCAGGCGGCGGCCGCCGTGCACTTTGTCGGCGAGTCGCTGCGGGAGTTTGTCACGCAGGAAGCCGAGCACTTCAGCGCGGAAGGCTTCTTCTTCGGGGGTGAAGTTCAGATCCATAGCGGGTTCTTCCGTAGATATTGAACGGACAGACGGCGAGCGCGTCGCCGCCTGTCGATGTGTTGTCAATGACGCGTCGTCTTAACGAGCCGTCTCAAACTGTCTGATTGAGGCTCGCGAAATCGGCGCCGCGTTCGACCAGTTCCACGAGCAACGGCGACGGCTGCCAGAACAACGGGTCTTCTTTGGCGAACTCGCGGATGTCGGCGAGGATCGTCGGCAGACCCACCATGTCCGCGTATTTCATCGGACCGCCGCGATAACGCGGAAAGCCGTAGCCGTACAGGAAGGTGACGTCCACATCGAGCGGCCGTAGCGCGATGCCTTCATGCACGACGTTGGCGCCTTCGTTGATCATCGCGGCCATATAGCGGCGCATGATTTCTTCGTCGGTGAAACTGCGCGGCGCGATGCCGGCGCGTTTGCGTTCGGCGTCGATGATTGCTTCGACTTCAGGATCGGGCATGCCGCTGCGTGAACCTTCGGCATACAGATAAAAACCGCGGCCGGTCTTCTGACCGAACCAGCCGCGTTCGCACAGACGGTCGGCGATCTGCACGTAGCGAGCTTGCGGATTACGCGTGGCGGCGCGGCGCTTGCGCGTGGCCCAACCGATGTCGCCGCCCGCCAGATCGACCACTTGAAACGGTCCCATCGGAAAGCCGAAGGCGCGCACGGCCTGGTCGATCTGATAGGGCGACGCTCCGTCTTCCATCATCGCGTCGGCGGCGGCACGATACACGGCGAGCGCGCGGTTGCCGATGAAGCCGTCGCACACGCCCGCTCGCACCGGCGTCTTCTTCAGCTTTTTCGCAA is a window of Paraburkholderia sp. IMGN_8 DNA encoding:
- a CDS encoding TolC family protein, whose amino-acid sequence is MLSLQGDVQSAAYAGLVSAPNLFWAVGPQLVQYVFDGGYRRAQLDSAKAATEEARERYRGVVLSAFQQVEDNLALLSYLRTALSEQRDAANAAQYSVELALRQYRQGTVGYLDVVQAQTVALEAQRSVLDIQTRQLSANVQLLHALGGGWSSDELAQAAAAPALVATAKERSAN
- a CDS encoding TetR family transcriptional regulator C-terminal domain-containing protein, which produces MHTRRTEDFRERLLVAGVALFAETGYHGTGVKDIVERAGVPKGSFYNYFESKEAFGAAILHHYAQEQAAEWKQYSLEAASSDPLLALRGIYTRIVADYEDCDDRYGCLVGNFAGEIAQSSDLCRVAARRTVNEWRVGCADYLRRGQEYGCVRRDLSADAMADLFWSAWEGSLLRMKLDDSVEPLKACVHSMFDLFFKSRQ
- a CDS encoding acyl-CoA dehydrogenase family protein; translated protein: MDLNFTPEEEAFRAEVLGFLRDKLPQRLADKVHGGRRLTRADMAEWHAILNAQGWLANHWPKEYGGPGWSAVQKFIFENECALAGAPRVVPFGVNMLGPVLIKYGNEAQKRHWLPRILDGSDWWCQGYSEPGAGSDLASVKTTAVRGADAQGEHYIVNGQKTWTTLGHYANMIFCLVRSATDVRKQEGISFLLIDMNTPGVEVRPIITLDGEHEVNEVFFTDVRVPVENLVGEENKGWTYAKYLLTYERTNIAGVGFSVAALNRLRKIAAKQLHNGRPLAEDPQFAARMARVEIDLENMKTTNLRVIAAVAGGGVPGAESSMLKIRGTEIRQEISSLTRRAMGPYAQPFIEAALHDGYEGTPVGPDEAASAASLYFNNRKLSIFGGSNEIQKNIISKMILGL
- a CDS encoding DUF4158 domain-containing protein; its protein translation is MKYACGVGFLLDYFAFGGGICPCACSGGFFFSYWFISVAPVRGGTYFSLSTKWTSFGAPAAKKSRQKKAAQTANAKRVSSKKRALINARRGPLYRLALALHTGFVRMTGATLDAYQYVPRILWSHLGKHLGIEPPDLGTLRTLYETRERTLFDHQVIAYQALGFVPMAEH
- a CDS encoding NAD(P)-dependent oxidoreductase; translation: MKIGFVGLGSMGAAIAKNLIESGHDVQVFNRSPARAEPLREAGASVASSPAQAALGTDVVFTMVADDAAHAAVTFGEAGIATTLKPGALHISMSTISVATAQDHVAKYREAGLAFVSAPVFGRPDAAAARKLFIMAAGAEEHLKVAVPLLETLGQSVGIVGEDASQANLVKLIGNFMLSVIIETLGEACAVAGKAGIDPMRLVELLTSANFNAPPYKIYGPLIASQQFQPPGFSLPLGQKDNRLMLAAAEALGVPLPLASLVHDRFLTLRSQGLGAEHDWSAVALCALSDAGLSKALHGG
- a CDS encoding acyl-CoA dehydrogenase, producing MNFQHTEDRRMLADTLNRFISEQYGFETRDKIARSAQGFSTELWNRFAELGIIGALFDEAHGGFGGGGFDIAVVFESLGRGLVVEPFLDTLIVGQAIVHSGNDTQKAALAELIDGSRIVALAHGEPDSHYELSRVTTRAERSGESWRLNGAKAVVQHGEHAGSYLVSARTRSADDAEDGITLFLVPRDAAGVSVRGYGKIDGGRAAEVTFDNVVLGDNALLGVAGEGYATLEYGVGCGVLALCAEAIGAMDVAKEYTLEYLRTRKQFGVPIGSFQALQHRMADLLLEIEQARSAVINAAAGLAAERKVRERALSAAKYSIGRIGALVAEECIQLHGGIGMTWELPLSHYAKRLVMIDHQLGDEDHHLERYIALGRS
- the yqhD gene encoding alcohol dehydrogenase — encoded protein: MQNFTFHNPTRIIFGEGQIAALDAHVPPNARVLITCGGGSIKSNGVLAQVQAALGDRAWHVFGGIEPNPTYETLMEAVALAREKNIDFLLAVGGGSVIDGTKFVAAAVKFDGEPWDILAKQAEIHNAMPFGSVLTLPATGSEMNNGGVISHRGKGDKLPFRSEATYPVFSVLDPTTTYSLPPRQIANGVVDAFVHIVEQYLTYPVGARVQDRFAEGLLITLTEVGPQALAEPHNYAVRANLMWTATLALNGLIGAGVPQDWATHMLGHEITALHGLDHAQTLAIVLPAMLSVRRESKRAKLLQYAERVWNITEGSEDERISAAITATRVFFERMTVGTRLRDYQIGGQTIGTLIAKLAEHGMTALGEHGDVTLDVSRQVYQFAV
- the pdxA gene encoding 4-hydroxythreonine-4-phosphate dehydrogenase PdxA, which encodes MSNYLPVIGITMGDAAGVGPEIVVKSLTHESVYRQCRPLVIGDAARLEQANRIVGGSTKVRRIAKPSDAQYERGTIDCIDLALIPADLPFGALSALAGDAAYQYIARAVELAKADEIDAICTAPLNKEALHAGGHKYPGHTEMLAHLTGIEEVSMMLVAPKLRVIHVTTHIGIIDAIRKIEPGLVQRTIERGHATLVKAGIANPRIAVCGINPHAGENGLFGYGEEEEKIVPAVQVLRERGWDIEGPLPADTLFFRAGRGDFDLVVAMYHDQGHGPVKVLGLEAGVNVTVGLDVIRTSVDHGTAFDIAGKGIADERSLLEALRQGAELATRRI